A genomic window from Macaca mulatta isolate MMU2019108-1 chromosome 19, T2T-MMU8v2.0, whole genome shotgun sequence includes:
- the OPA3 gene encoding optic atrophy 3 protein isoform X1: protein MNINCCRSESGCSISSALVLKTQVLRIFLHKEAARQGRSFCSSNTTHLLSSHQVYHWVEMRTKMRIMGFRGTVIKPLNEEAAAELGAELLGEATIFIVGGGCLVLEYWRHQAQQRHKEEEQRAAWNALRDEVGHLALALEALQAQVQAAPPQGALEELRTELQEVRAQLCNPGRSASQAVSASKK, encoded by the exons ATGAATATTAATTGTTGCAGGAGTGAGTCAGGGTGCAGCATCAGTTCTGCACTGGTTTTAAAGACTCAAGTGCTGAGAATCTTCCTTCATAAAGAAGCAGCTAGGCAAGGAAGGAGTTTTTGTTCCAGCAACACCACTCACCTCTTGAGCTCCCACCAAG TGTACCACTGGGTGGAGATGCGGACCAAGATGCGCATCATGGGCTTCCGAGGCACGGTCATCAAGCCGCTGAACGAGGAGGCGGCAGCCGAGCTGGGCGCGGAGCTGCTGGGCGAAGCCACCATCTTCATCGTGGGCGGCGGCTGCCTGGTGCTGGAGTACTGGCGCCACCAGGCGCAGCAGCGCCACAAGGAGGAAGAGCAGCGCGCCGCCTGGAACGCGCTGCGGGACGAGGTGGGCCACCTGGCGCTGGCGCTGGAAGCGCTGCAGGCGCAGGTGCAGGCGGCGCCGCCACAGGGCGCCCTAGAGGAACTGCGCACAGAGCTGCAAGAGGTGCGCGCCCAGCTCTGCAACCCCGGCCGGTCCGCGTCCCAGGCAGTGTCTGCGTCCAAGAAATAG